Proteins from one Primulina huaijiensis isolate GDHJ02 chromosome 18, ASM1229523v2, whole genome shotgun sequence genomic window:
- the LOC140964909 gene encoding uncharacterized protein, with product MAVCFSFTASRDMCFRYSFSSAGLKSTTTDLGDGTVMHCWGPKSHKPNKPTLVLIHGIGANAMWQWNDFVSPLSSKFNVYVPDLLFFGESYTSRPERSDSFQAQCVMRVMETLGVGKMRVVGLSYGGFVAYSMAAQFPDAVESVVIGCAGVCLEEKDMEEGLFKVKSVDEATSILLAQTPEKLRELMKLSFYKPIKNVPSCFLSDFIEVMCTENLQERKGLIYALHKDRKLSDLPKITQPTLIIWGEHDQIFPIELAHRLKRHLEPNAQLVVLKNAGHAINMEKPKELYSHIKSFLSVPALPRVESVGKSCKAD from the exons ATGGCGGTGTGTTTCAGCTTCACAGCCTCAAGGGACATGTGTTTTAGATACTCCTTCTCCAGTGCCGGACTTAAGTCCACCACCACCGACCTCGGAGACGGCACCGTCATGCATTGCTGGGGGCCGAAATCCCACAAGCCCAACAAGCCTACTCTAGTCCTCATCCATGGGATTGGCGCCAACGCCATGTGGCAGTGGAACGACTTCGTCTCGCCGCTTTCCTCCAAGTTCAATGTTTACGTGCCGGACTTGCTGTTTTTTGGAGAATCTTACACTTCCAGGCCGGAGAGGAGTGATTCCTTCCAAGCTCAGTGCGTGATGAGGGTTATGGAGACGCTCGGTGTGGGCAAGATGCGGGTGGTGGGGCTGAGCTACGGTGGATTTGTGGCCTACAGCATGGCGGCTCAGTTCCCGGATGCGGTGGAGAGTGTGGTGATTGGCTGTGCTGGGGTTTGCTTGGAGGAGAAGGACATGGAGGAAGGTTTGTTCAAAGTTAAGAGTGTTGATGAGGCTACAAGTATTTTGCTAGCTCAGACTCCGGAGAAGTTGAGGGAGTTAATGAAGCTCTCTTTTTACAAGCCAATCAAGAATGTGCCTTCTTGCTTTCTTTCGGATTTTATTGAG GTGATGTGTACGGAAAATTTACAAGAAAGAAAAGGGTTGATCTATGCATTACACAAGGATAGAAAGCTTTCCGACCTTCCTAAAATTACTCAG CCCACATTGATTATTTGGGGAGAACATGACCAGATATTTCCTATAGAATTGGCTCATAGACTGAAAAG ACATTTGGAACCCAATGCACAACTAGTGGTTTTGAAGAATGCGGGACATGCTATTAATATGGAGAAGCCTAAGGAACTGTACAGTCACATAAAGTCATTCTTGAGTGTCCCGGCTCTTCCTCGGGTTGAAAGTGTTGGCAAAAGTTGTAAGGCAGATTAA